Proteins encoded in a region of the Streptomyces sp. NBC_00310 genome:
- a CDS encoding ArsR/SmtB family transcription factor, producing MMTSVDTDLIRVLADPLRLRIVTLLAKETLCTTHLVEETGARQTNLSNHLRVLREAGVVDTEPCGRFTYYRLKPDVIASLAGRFADLAESARTAAENKRACP from the coding sequence ATGATGACGTCAGTCGACACTGACCTGATCCGGGTGCTGGCCGACCCGCTCAGGCTCCGAATCGTGACCCTGCTCGCCAAAGAGACGCTGTGCACCACCCACCTGGTGGAGGAGACCGGCGCCCGGCAGACCAATCTCTCCAACCACCTGAGAGTGCTGCGCGAAGCCGGCGTCGTCGATACGGAGCCGTGCGGCCGGTTCACCTACTACCGGCTCAAGCCCGACGTCATCGCCTCGCTCGCCGGCCGGTTCGCCGACCTGGCCGAGTCCGCTCGCACCGCAGCCGAGAACAAGAGGGCCTGTCCATGA
- a CDS encoding MIP/aquaporin family protein: MTPAEAAPTAESAPPAPAPASVEPAPGATPPRNPLVARAAAELIGTALLVAIVVGSGIQATELTKDVGLQLLANSTATVFGLGILILLLGPVSGAHFNPVVTLAEWWTARRGGAGVTPREVAVYVPAQVLGAIAGAILADAMFGEPLVKWSTHDRSAGHLLLGEVVATAGLILLIFGLARANQLRFAPVAVASYIGAAYWFTSSTSFANPAVTIGRAFTDTFAGIAPGSVAGFIGMQLVGGVVGLALVALIFMPGRSAE; this comes from the coding sequence ATGACCCCCGCCGAAGCCGCCCCGACCGCGGAGTCCGCGCCGCCCGCTCCCGCACCGGCCTCCGTCGAGCCCGCCCCCGGCGCCACCCCGCCGCGCAACCCCCTGGTCGCCCGGGCCGCCGCCGAACTCATAGGCACCGCCCTGCTGGTGGCGATCGTGGTCGGCTCCGGCATCCAGGCCACCGAACTCACCAAGGACGTCGGCCTGCAACTGCTGGCCAACTCCACGGCCACCGTCTTCGGCCTCGGCATCCTGATCCTTCTGCTCGGCCCCGTCTCCGGCGCGCACTTCAACCCGGTCGTCACGCTCGCCGAGTGGTGGACCGCCCGGCGCGGTGGCGCCGGCGTCACCCCGCGCGAGGTGGCCGTGTACGTGCCCGCGCAGGTCCTGGGCGCGATCGCGGGCGCGATCCTGGCGGACGCGATGTTCGGCGAACCACTGGTGAAGTGGTCCACGCACGATCGCTCGGCGGGTCATCTGCTCCTGGGTGAGGTCGTCGCGACGGCCGGTCTGATCCTGCTGATCTTCGGCCTGGCCCGGGCGAACCAGCTGCGCTTCGCGCCCGTCGCGGTCGCCTCCTACATCGGCGCCGCGTACTGGTTCACGTCCTCCACGTCCTTCGCCAACCCGGCGGTGACCATCGGCCGCGCCTTCACCGACACCTTCGCGGGCATCGCGCCCGGCTCGGTGGCGGGCTTCATCGGCATGCAACTCGTCGGCGGCGTGGTCGGACTGGCGCTGGTCGCGCTCATCTTCATGCCCGGACGATCGGCCGAGTGA
- a CDS encoding alpha-N-acetylglucosaminidase, whose product MTGNQPLSRRRLLTGAAAFGGVVLLTPPPGAHAAPAAADTVAKPFDTTPASVALRRLLPDHHRQVTLRALDAGGADRFKVTGRAGAITVAGSSPAVLLTGLHTYLARAAKADISWNGEQLNLPRLLPAPGGEIAGSANVPHRFALNDTNDGYTGPYRDWDAWERELDVLALHGINRVLVYTGGDAVYYDTFRQFGYSDAEMRAWIPAPAHQPWWLLQNMSGFGGPVSRRLIERRADLARKITDRVRELGMTPVLPGYFGTVPDDFVAKHGGDAAVVPQGSWGAFKRPDWLDPRTTAFDEVSAAFYRAQSERFGDSTMYKMDLLHEGGNPGDVPVDEAAAAVEGALQKAHPGAIWAILGWQSNPSTALLDGVDKSRMLIVDGLSDRYTTITDRESDWGGTPYAFGSIWNFGGHTPMGANAPDWVEQYPKWRDKEGSALAGIAAMPEAADNNAPALTLLTDLAWTPGTIDLDDWFAAYAVSRYGDEDPHALAAWKTIRDTAYNMTRKDAWSEAPDGLFGARPSLGANKAAAWGPEADRYDTTAFDTALTELLQVAPRLRDSSAYAYDLADVTRQVLSNRSRVLLPRIKAAYEAGDRVGFDRLTGIWLSWMKLMDKVLATSPQHLLGRWLADARSWGATRAEKDQLEYDARSIITTWGGRESSEEGLHDYANREWAGLVGGLYHTRWKTYFDESSAALAAGRQPAEIDWFALEDRWAHRHDSYPVKTTGDIHKLARQVRDTLAADPHQVTLTASADRGSVTGGRPVTVTVSFTNRNGFGPATELKLSVDAPEGMTAEPVGTTTAASLAPGESFSATFRVTLTAAADALISRVPVNASFRTGGSRGSALAMVRLMAGTGVTDPYRSASLNDAVFGQSGDALAIEGAGADLWGGTNEFGTVYRAAAFGSASSATVRVTTQDSTGPWARAGLIVRNDLSTNGDDSNGDGQAGYVNLAVTPSNGCALSWDSEGNGRFDSIELAGSATAPVHLRLTRSGDTYTGECSTDGVTWTKVGTATPGGAADHQDIGVFMTAANGWTGTRGIAGFEDFSVT is encoded by the coding sequence ATGACAGGCAATCAACCACTCAGCCGCAGACGCCTGCTGACCGGAGCGGCCGCGTTCGGCGGAGTGGTCCTGCTGACGCCGCCGCCAGGTGCCCACGCCGCACCAGCCGCCGCGGACACGGTCGCGAAGCCGTTCGACACGACCCCCGCGTCGGTCGCGCTGCGACGGCTGCTGCCCGACCACCACCGTCAGGTGACGCTGCGCGCGCTGGACGCCGGCGGCGCCGACCGGTTCAAGGTCACCGGCCGGGCCGGGGCGATCACCGTGGCGGGCTCCAGCCCGGCGGTGCTGCTCACCGGCCTCCACACCTATCTCGCGCGGGCGGCGAAGGCCGACATCTCCTGGAACGGCGAACAGCTGAACCTCCCCAGGCTGCTGCCCGCCCCGGGCGGGGAGATCGCCGGATCGGCGAACGTGCCGCACCGGTTCGCCCTCAACGACACCAACGACGGCTACACCGGCCCCTACCGGGACTGGGACGCGTGGGAGCGCGAGCTGGACGTGCTCGCGCTGCACGGCATCAACAGGGTGCTGGTCTACACCGGCGGCGATGCCGTCTACTACGACACCTTCCGGCAGTTCGGCTACTCGGACGCCGAGATGCGCGCGTGGATTCCGGCACCGGCCCATCAGCCGTGGTGGCTGCTGCAGAACATGTCGGGGTTCGGCGGTCCGGTGTCCAGGCGGCTCATCGAGAGGCGCGCCGATCTCGCCCGGAAGATCACCGACCGGGTGCGCGAACTGGGCATGACACCCGTGCTGCCCGGCTACTTCGGCACCGTGCCGGACGACTTCGTCGCCAAGCACGGCGGGGACGCGGCCGTGGTCCCCCAGGGCTCCTGGGGTGCCTTCAAGCGACCCGACTGGCTCGACCCGCGCACCACGGCCTTCGACGAGGTGTCCGCCGCCTTCTACCGGGCCCAGTCGGAGCGGTTCGGCGACAGCACGATGTACAAGATGGACCTGCTGCACGAGGGCGGCAACCCCGGTGACGTTCCGGTGGACGAAGCCGCGGCAGCCGTCGAAGGGGCGCTCCAGAAGGCCCACCCGGGCGCGATCTGGGCCATCCTGGGCTGGCAGTCCAACCCGTCCACGGCGCTGCTCGACGGGGTCGACAAGTCCCGGATGCTGATCGTGGACGGCCTGTCCGACCGCTACACCACCATCACGGACCGGGAGAGCGACTGGGGCGGCACCCCGTACGCCTTCGGCAGCATCTGGAACTTCGGCGGCCACACCCCGATGGGCGCCAACGCCCCGGACTGGGTGGAGCAGTACCCCAAGTGGCGTGACAAGGAAGGCAGCGCGCTCGCCGGGATCGCGGCGATGCCGGAGGCCGCCGACAACAACGCGCCCGCGCTCACGCTCCTCACCGACCTGGCGTGGACACCCGGCACCATCGACCTCGACGACTGGTTCGCCGCGTACGCCGTGTCCCGGTACGGCGACGAGGACCCGCACGCCCTCGCCGCCTGGAAGACGATCCGCGACACCGCGTACAACATGACCCGCAAGGACGCGTGGAGCGAGGCGCCCGACGGGCTGTTCGGCGCCCGGCCGAGCCTGGGCGCCAACAAGGCCGCCGCGTGGGGCCCGGAGGCCGACCGCTACGACACCACGGCCTTCGACACGGCGCTCACCGAACTGCTCCAGGTCGCGCCGCGGCTGCGCGACAGCTCCGCCTACGCCTACGACCTCGCCGACGTGACCCGTCAGGTGCTGTCCAACCGCAGCCGGGTGCTGCTGCCCCGGATCAAGGCGGCGTACGAGGCCGGGGACCGCGTCGGCTTCGACCGGCTCACCGGGATTTGGCTCAGCTGGATGAAGCTGATGGACAAGGTGCTGGCCACGTCCCCGCAGCACCTGCTCGGACGGTGGCTGGCCGACGCCCGTTCCTGGGGTGCCACCAGGGCCGAGAAGGACCAGCTGGAGTACGACGCACGGTCGATCATCACCACCTGGGGCGGCCGGGAGAGCAGCGAGGAAGGGCTGCACGACTACGCCAACCGGGAATGGGCGGGGCTGGTCGGCGGCCTCTACCACACCCGCTGGAAGACCTATTTCGACGAGTCGTCCGCGGCGCTCGCGGCCGGTCGGCAGCCGGCCGAGATCGACTGGTTCGCGCTGGAGGACCGCTGGGCGCACCGGCACGACAGCTACCCGGTGAAGACGACCGGCGACATCCACAAGCTGGCCCGCCAGGTGCGGGACACCCTGGCCGCGGACCCCCACCAGGTGACACTGACCGCGTCCGCGGACCGGGGATCGGTGACCGGGGGCCGCCCGGTCACGGTCACCGTCTCGTTCACCAACCGCAATGGATTCGGGCCGGCGACGGAGCTGAAGCTGTCCGTCGACGCACCGGAGGGGATGACCGCCGAGCCCGTCGGCACGACCACCGCGGCGTCCCTCGCGCCGGGCGAGAGCTTCTCGGCGACCTTCCGGGTCACCCTCACCGCGGCCGCCGACGCGCTGATCTCCCGGGTGCCGGTGAACGCGTCCTTCCGGACGGGCGGCTCGCGTGGCTCGGCTTTGGCGATGGTCCGGCTGATGGCGGGCACCGGAGTGACGGACCCCTACCGCAGCGCCTCCCTCAACGACGCGGTCTTCGGCCAGTCCGGTGACGCGCTCGCCATCGAGGGTGCCGGAGCCGACCTGTGGGGCGGCACCAACGAGTTCGGCACGGTCTACCGGGCCGCCGCTTTCGGTTCCGCCTCGAGCGCCACAGTCCGGGTCACCACGCAGGACAGCACCGGGCCCTGGGCCCGCGCCGGGCTCATCGTCCGCAACGACCTCTCCACGAACGGCGACGACTCGAACGGCGACGGCCAGGCTGGGTACGTGAATCTGGCGGTGACTCCGTCCAACGGATGTGCGCTGTCCTGGGACTCCGAGGGCAACGGCCGGTTCGACTCCATCGAACTGGCCGGCTCCGCCACCGCCCCGGTACACCTGCGCCTGACACGCTCCGGCGACACCTACACCGGCGAGTGCAGCACGGACGGCGTCACGTGGACGAAGGTCGGCACCGCCACCCCGGGCGGAGCTGCCGACCACCAGGACATCGGTGTCTTCATGACGGCCGCCAACGGCTGGACCGGTACCCGCGGGATCGCCGGGTTCGAGGACTTCTCCGTCACCTGA
- a CDS encoding beta-glucosidase, translating into MTTNRLAQAAYRPEQDFLPPPVSLTVTPATPGPGQALTLTATLKNTTGITLRNTVLYLAVGDLAESDGLGGIVPGRSVTRTWKTRLPDDAEGVVPCIAHALFDVHAYGSDCTRVTSSLKLPYRSLASAFDNAGISSDDATTTADIDASRSSLSAEALASVGLTPGASVTYGGTAFTWPDTGPGAKDNLVSSGQTVRLSGTGSRLAFLGTCTWGAGEGPGRVVYADGTEQAFSVEVPDWYAAHPAAAVVLPYRNTPSGQDRNPVSLYTFGVDLEDKELHSVVLPKVSDGLTSGVPALHIFAMTVA; encoded by the coding sequence ATGACAACGAATCGCCTCGCCCAGGCCGCCTACCGCCCCGAACAGGACTTCCTCCCGCCGCCCGTCTCCCTCACCGTCACCCCGGCCACCCCCGGGCCGGGCCAGGCCCTGACCCTGACCGCCACTCTCAAGAACACGACCGGTATCACCCTGCGCAACACCGTCCTCTACCTCGCCGTGGGCGACCTCGCGGAGTCGGACGGCCTGGGCGGCATCGTGCCCGGACGGTCGGTCACCCGCACCTGGAAGACCCGGCTCCCCGACGACGCCGAGGGAGTGGTCCCCTGCATCGCGCACGCGCTCTTCGACGTGCACGCGTACGGGTCCGACTGCACCCGCGTCACCTCGTCGCTGAAACTGCCGTACCGGTCCCTGGCCAGTGCCTTCGACAACGCCGGCATCTCCTCCGACGACGCCACCACCACCGCCGACATCGACGCCTCGCGGTCCAGCCTGTCCGCCGAGGCGCTGGCCTCGGTCGGACTGACTCCCGGAGCTTCGGTCACCTACGGAGGGACGGCCTTCACCTGGCCGGACACCGGGCCCGGGGCCAAGGACAACCTGGTGTCCTCCGGGCAGACCGTACGGCTGTCCGGCACAGGCTCGCGGCTGGCCTTCCTCGGCACCTGCACCTGGGGCGCCGGCGAGGGGCCCGGGAGGGTCGTGTACGCGGACGGTACGGAGCAGGCCTTCTCCGTCGAGGTTCCCGACTGGTACGCGGCGCACCCCGCGGCGGCGGTGGTACTGCCGTACCGCAACACCCCGTCGGGCCAGGACAGGAACCCGGTCAGCCTCTACACCTTCGGCGTCGACCTGGAGGACAAGGAACTGCACTCCGTCGTGCTGCCGAAGGTCAGCGACGGCCTGACGAGCGGTGTTCCCGCTCTGCACATCTTCGCGATGACCGTCGCCTGA
- a CDS encoding alpha-L-fucosidase: MTTAAALGGAVLLAPPGTAQALAGVAVPAGSGIPDYQPTKASLDTHPVPRWYKDAKFGIFVHWGIYSVIAGATPRSASEWYLWYQSTKDTAEWKYHRDTYGEDVTYDDLIPQFKAEKYDPDAWVRLFEQAGAEYFALTSKHHDGFALYPSKVTDRHSVAYGPKRDLVGELMTAARRRGTVRPGLYYSLGEYFNPAIGRPMRNFYTDEEIPMTGYKPVEDYIGDYELKQLYEIIDRYDPELLWADGQWFRPTGEPPWRSEEPLAHYYNQAKNRKNPKGVVINDRFDTHFDFATYEQRTNPTMDPQKWECCMTMGYSWGYNKHEPDEDYKTSEFLIQLLADVVSKNGNLLLNIGPRPDGTIPEIMQERLRDIGAWLKVNGPAIYGSTPWVRAEEEGGSLGIRYTVSPGKFNIIVLGAPSGTLSVPGDIPISATSRIRLLGTSGSLRWTRGDGKINITVPSSLPSDIANVFTVDWAR, translated from the coding sequence ATGACCACCGCAGCCGCCCTCGGCGGTGCCGTGCTCCTCGCGCCGCCCGGAACCGCCCAGGCCCTCGCCGGCGTGGCGGTGCCGGCCGGCTCCGGCATACCCGACTACCAGCCCACCAAGGCGTCCCTCGACACCCATCCCGTGCCGCGCTGGTACAAGGACGCCAAGTTCGGCATCTTCGTCCACTGGGGCATCTACTCGGTGATCGCCGGCGCGACGCCGAGAAGCGCCTCCGAGTGGTACCTCTGGTACCAGAGCACCAAGGACACCGCCGAGTGGAAGTACCACCGCGACACCTACGGCGAGGACGTCACCTACGACGACCTCATCCCGCAGTTCAAGGCCGAGAAGTACGATCCCGACGCCTGGGTGAGGCTGTTCGAGCAGGCGGGCGCCGAGTACTTCGCGCTGACCAGCAAGCACCATGACGGATTCGCCCTCTACCCCAGCAAGGTGACGGACCGTCACTCCGTGGCGTACGGCCCGAAGCGCGACCTCGTCGGTGAGCTGATGACCGCGGCCCGCAGGCGCGGCACCGTGCGCCCGGGCCTGTACTACTCGCTCGGCGAGTACTTCAACCCGGCGATCGGCCGGCCGATGCGCAACTTCTACACCGACGAGGAAATCCCGATGACCGGCTACAAGCCGGTCGAGGACTACATCGGCGACTACGAGCTCAAGCAGCTCTACGAGATCATCGACCGCTACGACCCGGAGCTGCTGTGGGCGGACGGACAGTGGTTCCGGCCCACCGGCGAACCGCCGTGGCGCAGCGAAGAACCCCTGGCCCACTACTACAACCAGGCCAAGAACCGTAAGAACCCCAAGGGAGTGGTGATCAACGACCGGTTCGACACCCACTTCGACTTCGCCACGTACGAGCAGCGCACCAACCCCACCATGGATCCGCAGAAGTGGGAGTGCTGCATGACCATGGGCTACTCCTGGGGGTACAACAAGCACGAGCCGGACGAGGACTACAAGACCTCCGAGTTCCTGATCCAGCTGCTCGCCGACGTCGTCAGCAAGAACGGCAACCTGCTGCTCAACATCGGTCCCAGGCCGGACGGCACGATCCCCGAGATCATGCAGGAGCGGCTGCGGGACATCGGCGCCTGGCTGAAGGTCAACGGCCCGGCGATCTACGGGTCGACGCCCTGGGTGCGGGCGGAGGAGGAGGGCGGCTCGCTCGGCATCCGCTACACCGTCTCCCCGGGCAAGTTCAACATCATCGTGCTGGGCGCGCCCAGCGGCACCCTCTCGGTTCCCGGCGACATCCCCATCAGCGCCACGTCCCGGATCCGACTGCTCGGCACGAGCGGCAGTCTGCGGTGGACCCGCGGTGACGGAAAGATCAACATCACCGTCCCGTCCTCCCTGCCCAGCGACATCGCCAACGTCTTCACCGTCGACTGGGCCCGGTGA
- a CDS encoding GDSL-type esterase/lipase family protein: MSGPFEHLRGHLREHRRLAALATALAATLAVLLPTAPAAAEAKQSLWTGTWATAQHASYDPGTSEVTVRIPVRVSAGGSSVRIRLTNAFTTEPVTIGHATVGRRDGGSAVAKPYEVRFGGEDEVTIAAGEQAVSDAVRISVPARGDLVVSLYFPGRLTHISQHWMGLQTVYWTPDGGGDHASDHAGDAFTRTESAFPFLTGVDVRGGDTAGSVVALGDSITDGASSTANANRRWPDHLAGRLSACSSTAGVLNEGISGNRITAGVDGNPSALDRLERDVLSQPGARTVILFEGVNDLSWGGATGDQVIDGMKEIARRVHARGLRLIGATVVPYRGWGDWWTEAKEAERQKVNAFVRDSGGVFDDYADFDEAVRDPDDPTRYAAAFDSGDHLHPNDTGMKAFADAVDLTTLGAARDCPSARVRLTPYRPTLQAGGEGSEITSTVTNIGTETVTRVSTRLDLPDGWSAEPAGSTRTRSLTPGDSATVTWTVTPAADAAWGTHEIGVRTSFAQDGRTRHDSDSVDATVTPAPSEIRAPYLTTATTTEEARYAQNGDQFAIWAGGQDLSGWKDEKAAVYLADAAPPSGTVTARVAGQTGSGPSAKAGIAVANDLAAPAAGGYAVLTMSKSFGLEFMTDSDGDGRLDTWAGGGSSYHPAWLKLVRDGSAYTAYASSDGTAWQQVATATVPSASGTGDAGLVASAVNLTYPGQTTTALFDSFSTHE; the protein is encoded by the coding sequence GTGTCCGGACCGTTTGAACATCTGCGTGGACACCTGCGGGAACACCGAAGACTCGCGGCCCTGGCCACAGCCCTGGCAGCCACCCTGGCAGTCCTGCTCCCTACGGCCCCGGCCGCGGCCGAGGCCAAGCAGTCGCTGTGGACGGGGACTTGGGCGACGGCGCAGCACGCCTCGTACGACCCGGGCACCTCGGAGGTGACGGTGCGCATACCGGTGCGGGTGAGCGCCGGCGGGTCGAGCGTACGCATCCGCCTGACCAACGCCTTCACCACCGAGCCGGTGACCATCGGCCACGCGACCGTGGGGCGCCGGGACGGCGGTTCCGCCGTCGCGAAGCCGTACGAGGTCCGGTTCGGCGGCGAGGACGAGGTGACGATCGCCGCCGGGGAGCAGGCGGTGAGCGATGCCGTCAGGATTTCCGTACCGGCCCGCGGCGACCTGGTCGTCAGCCTGTACTTCCCCGGTCGGCTCACGCACATCAGCCAGCACTGGATGGGCCTGCAGACCGTCTACTGGACGCCCGACGGCGGCGGCGACCACGCCTCGGACCACGCCGGGGACGCCTTCACCAGGACCGAGTCCGCCTTCCCGTTCCTGACCGGCGTCGACGTACGCGGCGGTGACACGGCGGGTTCCGTGGTGGCGCTCGGCGACTCCATCACCGACGGGGCGTCCTCCACGGCGAACGCCAACCGGCGCTGGCCCGACCATCTGGCCGGGCGGCTGTCGGCCTGCTCGTCCACCGCCGGGGTGCTGAACGAGGGCATCAGCGGTAACCGGATCACGGCCGGGGTCGACGGCAACCCGTCGGCACTGGACCGGCTGGAACGCGACGTGCTGTCGCAGCCGGGCGCCCGGACGGTGATCCTGTTCGAGGGCGTCAACGACCTCAGCTGGGGCGGCGCCACGGGCGACCAGGTGATCGACGGCATGAAGGAGATCGCGCGCCGTGTCCACGCCCGCGGGCTGCGCCTGATCGGCGCGACGGTCGTGCCGTACCGGGGGTGGGGCGACTGGTGGACCGAGGCCAAGGAGGCCGAGCGGCAGAAGGTCAACGCGTTCGTGCGCGACTCCGGCGGCGTCTTCGACGACTACGCCGACTTCGACGAGGCCGTACGGGACCCGGACGACCCCACCCGCTACGCCGCCGCGTTCGACTCCGGTGACCATCTGCACCCCAACGACACCGGCATGAAGGCGTTCGCCGACGCCGTCGACCTCACCACCCTCGGGGCGGCCCGCGACTGCCCGTCGGCCCGTGTCCGGCTCACTCCGTACCGGCCGACCCTGCAAGCCGGCGGCGAGGGCTCGGAGATCACGTCGACCGTCACCAACATCGGCACCGAAACGGTCACCCGGGTCAGCACACGCCTCGACCTCCCCGACGGCTGGTCCGCCGAACCGGCCGGCAGCACGCGGACGCGCTCCCTCACCCCGGGCGACAGCGCCACCGTCACCTGGACGGTGACCCCCGCCGCCGACGCGGCCTGGGGCACCCACGAGATCGGCGTACGCACGTCCTTCGCGCAGGACGGCCGCACACGGCACGACTCCGACAGCGTGGACGCCACGGTGACCCCCGCTCCGTCCGAGATCCGGGCGCCGTACCTGACGACCGCCACCACGACCGAGGAAGCCCGATATGCCCAGAACGGCGACCAGTTCGCCATCTGGGCGGGCGGCCAGGACCTGTCCGGCTGGAAGGACGAGAAGGCGGCGGTCTACCTCGCCGACGCCGCGCCACCGTCCGGCACCGTGACCGCCCGGGTCGCCGGTCAGACCGGCAGCGGCCCGTCCGCCAAGGCAGGGATCGCCGTCGCCAACGACCTCGCCGCGCCGGCGGCGGGCGGCTACGCCGTCCTCACCATGTCGAAGTCGTTCGGCCTGGAGTTCATGACCGACAGCGACGGCGACGGACGGCTCGACACCTGGGCCGGGGGCGGCAGTTCGTACCACCCGGCCTGGCTGAAGCTCGTCCGCGACGGCTCCGCCTACACCGCGTACGCCAGTTCCGACGGCACCGCCTGGCAGCAGGTCGCCACCGCGACCGTGCCCTCCGCGAGCGGCACCGGCGACGCCGGTCTGGTCGCGAGCGCCGTCAACCTCACCTATCCCGGCCAGACCACGACCGCGCTCTTCGACTCCTTCTCCACCCACGAGTGA
- a CDS encoding SGNH/GDSL hydrolase family protein, with protein sequence MQAIRGRLAALLLAVSALVAGTVTPVEAGASASAEAGRQGARRGWTGTWATAASEHYEVSGMSEVTVRMPVHTSVGGSSVRIRLTNAYATDPVTVGHATVGLRDGGSAVERPYDVRFGGRREVTIPAGGEAVSDPVRLAVPALTDLVVSLHLPGQVTHITDHWWAQQTVYWTDYGAGDHTADTAGDAYTWTTTSWPFLSGVDVTAPGAGSVVALGDSITDGSFSTADTNQRWPDLLSARLNACLPGTGVLNAGITSNRITAGTETNPSALARLERDVLSQPGARTLILFEGINDLGGASAEQIIAGMTEIADRAHRRGMRVVGATITPYKDFTWGGWTEETEARRQQVNAFVRDSGGVFDDYADFDEAVRDPADPRRLGAAYDSGDHLHPNDTGMKAFADSIDLAGLGLGRACS encoded by the coding sequence ATGCAGGCGATACGCGGCAGGCTCGCGGCTCTGCTCCTGGCGGTCTCGGCCCTCGTGGCCGGGACGGTGACCCCCGTCGAGGCCGGGGCGTCGGCCTCCGCCGAGGCCGGTCGGCAGGGCGCCCGACGCGGCTGGACGGGGACCTGGGCGACGGCGGCCAGTGAGCACTACGAGGTCTCGGGGATGTCCGAGGTGACGGTACGGATGCCGGTGCACACCAGCGTCGGCGGTTCATCCGTGCGCATCCGCCTGACCAACGCCTACGCCACCGACCCGGTGACGGTCGGGCACGCGACCGTGGGCCTGCGTGACGGGGGGTCCGCCGTGGAGCGCCCGTACGACGTGCGGTTCGGCGGACGGCGCGAAGTCACGATCCCGGCGGGTGGCGAGGCGGTCAGCGATCCGGTCCGCCTCGCCGTGCCGGCTCTGACCGACCTGGTGGTCAGTCTCCATCTGCCCGGTCAGGTCACGCACATCACCGACCACTGGTGGGCGCAGCAGACCGTGTACTGGACGGACTACGGGGCGGGCGACCATACCGCCGACACCGCCGGTGACGCCTACACCTGGACCACCACGAGCTGGCCCTTCCTCAGCGGCGTCGATGTGACCGCGCCGGGGGCCGGGTCGGTGGTGGCGCTCGGTGACTCGATCACGGACGGCTCCTTCTCGACGGCCGACACGAACCAGCGCTGGCCCGACCTGCTGTCCGCCCGGCTGAACGCCTGCCTGCCCGGCACCGGGGTGCTCAACGCGGGCATCACCAGCAACCGGATCACCGCCGGGACCGAGACCAACCCCTCGGCGCTCGCACGGCTCGAACGGGATGTGCTCTCCCAGCCGGGAGCGCGGACCCTGATCCTCTTCGAGGGCATCAACGATCTCGGCGGGGCGAGTGCCGAGCAGATCATCGCCGGCATGACGGAGATCGCCGACCGGGCGCACCGGCGTGGGATGCGGGTCGTCGGCGCCACGATCACCCCGTACAAGGACTTCACCTGGGGTGGCTGGACCGAGGAGACGGAGGCGCGGCGACAGCAGGTCAACGCGTTCGTCCGGGACTCCGGCGGGGTCTTCGACGACTACGCCGACTTCGACGAGGCCGTACGGGACCCGGCGGACCCGCGGCGGCTGGGCGCGGCCTACGACTCAGGTGACCACCTGCACCCCAACGACACCGGAATGAAGGCCTTCGCCGACTCCATCGACCTGGCCGGGCTCGGTCTCGGCCGCGCGTGTTCCTGA